In Bos indicus isolate NIAB-ARS_2022 breed Sahiwal x Tharparkar chromosome 19, NIAB-ARS_B.indTharparkar_mat_pri_1.0, whole genome shotgun sequence, the following proteins share a genomic window:
- the ALDOC gene encoding fructose-bisphosphate aldolase C → MPHSYPALSAEQKKELSDIALRIVAPGKGILAADESVGSMAKRLSQIGVENTEENRRLYRQVLFSADDRVKKCIGGVIFFHETLYQKDDNGVPFVRTIQDKGIVVGIKVDKGVVPLAGTDGETTTQGLDGLSERCAQYKKDGADFAKWRCVLKISERTPSALAILENANVLARYASICQQNGIVPIVEPEILPDGDHDLKRCQYVTEKVLAAVYKALSDHHVYLEGTLLKPNMVTPGHACAIKYSPEEIAMATVTALRRTVPPAVPGVTFLSGGQSEEEASLNLNAINRCPLPRPWALTFSYGRALQASALNAWRGQQDNAGAATEEFIKRAEVNGLAAQGKYEGSGEDGGAAVQSLYIANHAY, encoded by the exons ATGCCCCACTCGTACCCAGCCCTTTCTGCTGAGCAGAAAAAGGAGTTGTCCGACATTGCCCTGCGGATTGTGGCCCCAGGCAAAGGCATTCTGGCCGCAGATGAGTCTGTAG GCAGCATGGCCAAGCGACTGAGCCAAATCGGGGTGGAGAACACCGAGGAGAACCGCCGGTTGTATCGCCAGGTTCTGTTTAGTGCCGATGACCGTGTGAAGAAGTGCATCGGCGGTGTCATCTTCTTCCATGAGACACTCTACCAGAAAGACGATAATGGTGTCCCCTTCGTCCGCACCATCCAGGATAAGGGGATTGTCGTGGGCATCAAG GTTGACAAGGGTGTGGTGCCTCTAGCCGGAACTGATGGAGAAACCACCACTCAAG GGCTGGATGGGCTCTCGGAGCGCTGTGCCCAGTACAAGAAGGATGGCGCTGACTTTGCCAAGTGGCGCTGTGTGCTGAAAATCAGTGAGCGCACACCCTCAGCACTTGCCATTCTGGAGAATGCCAATGTGCTGGCCCGCTATGCCAGCATCTGCCAGCAG AATGGGATTGTGCCTATTGTGGAACCTGAGATTCTGCCTGATGGAGACCATGACCTCAAACGTTGCCAGTACGTTACAGAGAAG GTCCTGGCTGCTGTGTACAAGGCCCTGAGTGACCATCACGTGTACCTGGAGGGCACCCTGCTCAAGCCCAACATGGTGACCCCTGGCCATGCCTGCGCCATTAAGTATAGCCCAGAGGAGATCGCCATGGCAACTGTCACTGCCCTGCGTCGCACTGTGCCCCCGGCTGTCCCAG GAGTGACCTTCCTCTCTGGGGGTCAGAGTGAAGAAGAGGCATCTCTCAACCTCAATGCTATCAACCGATGCCCCCTTCCCCGGCCATGGGCCCTCACCTTCTCCTATGGGCGTGCCCTGCAGGCCTCTGCACTCAATGCCTGGCGAGGGCAACAGGACAATGCTGGGGCCGCCACTGAGGAGTTCATCAAGCGGGCCGAG GTGAATGGGCTTGCAGCCCAGGGCAAGTATGAAGGCAGCGGAGAAGACGGTGGAGCGGCAGTGCAGTCCCTCTACATTGCCAACCACGCCTACTGA
- the SPAG5 gene encoding sperm-associated antigen 5 yields the protein MWRMKKLNLSLSPSPQPGKAAMRTPLRELALQPDAPTNSGKGPPHSPTPSPCKLGLQEGSNNSSLPDFVNAKKTDSPSEQFGHPSKWLEAYQHESDEQPLNLIPQTNSTPKTCEKGVDPRDNNVVKTMVLVPSPGRQQQDITLADRLDSMAEGNNFSLDEPLRPGDLLRKGVDFCMEDSFSETVPGMPEIPAFQDPPSQLLESPPNPCSEQQLHCSKESLKDRSTEAEPEDLVPSESNALLPSSLLWLSPSTALAADCPVSHVDPEGDILEHRAIEERKMSFPTLPEEAELGHQALVSNTDDIPSTCPSPNPGEMESQVVPGPAGKDASGIPGSDVGPWMSPLAWLEKGVNTSVMLENLRQSLSLPSAFQNAAIGTTPFSACSVGTWFTPPAQQERSTNTSQTGLVGTKDSASETEHLLWGRSPDLTALSRHDLEDNLLNSLVILEVLSRQLRDWKSQQSGPHPEVRDSSTQTDTLPNEMSKKPQHLQESQEVGQALQQARNVMQSWVLLSRELISLLHLSLLHLDEDKTALSQETRRAETLVSCCFDVLKKLKARLQSLKAEREEAKHREELALRGKDVAETVLEVFCAHASQRISQLQQDLASMGKFRGLLKETQTQLVGLHTEQEELAQQTASLTSALQQDWIAMQLDYVTWTALLSRFRQLTEKFTAKSRQTLQERDAAIEEKQQVSRELEQVSSHLEDCKSQLERLELENSRLAADLQAQLQILASTESQLKVLQSQHAHCTQDLAMKDELLCRLTQNSEEQTAQWQKEEMALKHVQAKLQQQQAVLAKEVQDLKETLEFAEQENQVAHLELGQVECQLKTTLEVLRERSMQCEGLKDTVENLKVKLASIVAETRQQDLEKMRQYSQELGVLTEQLHSLTLFLQTKLKEKAEPETLPISTASAFSQEHPPPSDSTFLGSPQTAEADEDPESTPVPLLGSDKSAFTRVASTVSLEPTETPGIEKSLAEMGTKTLELQSLCSLLQESKEEAVRILQQKICDLQAQLQAQEEQHQEAQKAKEADIEKLNQTLCLRYKNEKELQEVIQQQNEKILEQIDKSGELIRLREEVTQLTRSLRRAETETKVLQETLAGQQNPDCQPMDTNWIQEKVWLSQEVDKLRVMFLEMKNEKAKLMVKFQSHRNILEENLRRSDEELKKLDDTVQHIYETLLSIPDVVNGCKELQGLLQFLS from the exons ATGTGGCGGATGAAAAAACTCAATCTTAGCCTGTCTCCTTCGCCCCAGCCG GGAAAAGCAGCTATGAGAACGCCTCTTCGAGAACTTGCCTTGCAGCCCGACGCCCCCACCAACTCTGGAAAAGGGCCCCCACACTCGCCGACCCCATCACCATGCAAACTGGGGCTGCAG GAAGGCAGCAACAACTCATCTCTGCCAGATTTTGTCAATGCTAAGAAGACAGACTCCCCTTCAGAACAGTTCGGCCATCCCTCAAAGTGGCTAGAAGCTTATCAACACGAATCAGATGAGCAGCCCCTAAATCTGATTCCCCAAACCAACTCTACTCCCAAAACCTGTGAGAAAGGAGTAGACCCACGGGACAACAATGTGGTTAAAACCATGGTCCTTGTACCTTCTCCAGGGAGGCAGCAGCAAGACATTACACTTGCGGACCGTCTAGATTCGATGGCAGAGGGAAACAACTTCTCTCTAGATGAGCCTCTGAGGCCAGGAGATCTGCTGAGAAAGGGGGTAGACTTCTGTATGGAAGACAGCTTTTCAGAAACTGTTCCTGGTATGCCTGAGATACCTGCATTTCAGGATCCTCCATCCCAGCTCTTGGAGTCCCCACCAAATCCCTGTTCTGAGCAGCAGTTACATTGCTCCAAGGAAAGCCTGAAGGACAGGAGCACTGAGGCTGAGCCTGAGGACTTAGTTCCTTCGGAAAGTAATGCCTTGTTGCCTTCCTCCCTGCTCTGGCTTTCCCCTTCAACTGCCTTAGCGGCAGATTGCCCTGTCAGTCATGTGGACCCAGAAGGGGATATTTTAGAGCACAGAGCTATAGAGGAGAGGAAAATGAGCTTTCCCACACTCCCTGAGGAGGCTGAATTGGGACATCAAGCACTTGTGTCAAATACAGACGATATTCCATCCACATGCCCAAGCCCAAATCCTGGAGAAATGGAATCACAGGTGGTTCCTGGGCCAGCAGGAAAAGATGCCAGTGGCATTCCTGGCTCTGATGTAGGGCCTTGGATGTCACCCCTGGCCTGGCTGGAAAAAGGTGTCAATACCTCAGTCATGCTAGAAAATCTCCGCCAGAGCTTATCCCTTCCCTCTGCATTTCAGAATGCTGCAATCGGCACTACCCCTTTCTCTGCTTGCTCGGTGGGGACTTGGTTTACTCCCCCAGCACAACAGGAAAGGAGTACAAACACATCCCAGACAGGCCTGGTGGGCACCAAGGACAGTGCCTCTGAGACAGAGCACCTCCTGTGGGG CCGTTCTCCAGATCTGACTGCCTTGTCTCGGCATGACCTGGAAGATAACCTGCTGAATTCTCTTGTCATCCTGGAGGTTCTCTCCCGCCAGCTGCGGGACTGGAAGAGTCAGCAGAGCGGCCCTCACCCCGAAGTCCGGGACAGCAGCACACAGACTGACACCCTTCCCAACGAG ATGAGTAAGAAACCTCAGCATCTTCAGGAGAGCCAGGAGGTTGGACAGGCTCTGCAGCAAGCCAGGAATGTCATG CAATCATGGGTGCTCCTCTCTAGAGAGCTGATATCCTTGCTTCACCTGTCTTTGCTGCACTTAGATGAAGATAAGACTGCTCTGAGTCAGGAG ACTCGGCGTGCAGAAACCTTGGTGTCCTGCTGTTTTGATGTGTTGAAGAAACTGAAGGCCAGGCTTCAGAGCCTCAAAGCAGAAAGGGAGGAGGCAAAGCACAGAGAGGAACTGGCCCTCAGAGGCAAGGATGTG GCAGAGACAGTGCTAGAGGTCTTCTGTGCACACGCCAGCCAGCGCATCAGCCAACTGCAACAGGACCTGGCATCCATGGGGAAATTCAGAGGCCTTTTGAAGGAGACCCAGACCCAACTG GTAGGGCTTCACACTGAGCAAGAAGAGTTGGCTCAGCAGACAGCGAGTCTTACTTCAGCCTTGCAACAGGACTGGATAGCAATGCAACTGGAT TATGTAACATGGACAGCTCTGCTGAGCCGGTTTCGACAACTCACGGAGAAATTTACAGCCAAGAGCCGGCAGACCCTGCAGGAACGTGATGCTGCAATTGAGGAAAAGCAGCAG GTTTCCAGGGAGCTGGAACAAGTCTCTTCCCATTTAGAGGACTGCAAAAGCCAATTAGAACGACTGGAGTTGGAAAACAGTCGCCTGGCAGCAG ATCTCCAGGCTCAGCTGCAGATTCTGGCCAGCACAGAGAGTCAGCTAAAAGTGCTACAGAGTCAGCATGCCCATTGTACCCAGGACCTGGCCATGAAGGACGAGTTGCTCTGCCGGCTCACCCAGAACAGTGAGGAGCAGACTGCTCA ATGGCAAAAGGAAGAAATGGCGCTAAAACACGTGCAGGCAAAGCTGCAGCAGCAACAGGCGGTCCTGGCCAAGGAGGTGCAGGACCTGAAGGAGACCCTGGAG TTTGCTGAACAGGAGAATCAGGTTGCTCACCTGGAGCTGGGCCAGGTTGAGTGTCAGTTGAAAACCACGCTGGAAGTGCTCCGGGAGCGCAGCATGCAGTGTGAGGGCCTCAAGGACACCGTGGAGAACCTGAA AGTTAAACTAGCCAGCATTGTAGCGGAAACACGGCAGCAAGACCTGGAGAAGATGCGCCAGTATTCCCAAGAGCTGGGGGTGCTGACGGAGCAACTCCATAGCCTGACCCTCTTCCTACAGACGAAACTAAAGGAGAAG GCTGAACCAGAGACCCTCCCGATAAGCACAGCCAGTGCTTTTTCCCAGGAACACCCTCCGCCCAGTGACAGCACTTTCTTGGGAAGTCCCCAGACAGCAGAGGCAGATGAAG ACCCAGAATCTACTCCTGTGCCCTTGCTTGGAAGTGACAAGAGTGCCTTCACCAGAGTAGCATCAACAGTTTCCCTTGAGCCTACAG AAACCCCAGGCAttgagaagagcctggcagaaaTGGGTACTAAGACTCTGGAACTTCAGAGCCTGTGTTCCTTGCTGCAGGAGTCTAAAGAAGAGGCTGTCAGGATTCTGCAGCAAAAGAT ATGCGATCTGCAGGCTCAGCTGCAGGCCCAGGAAGAACAGCATCAGGAAGCCCAGAAGGCAAAGGAAGCGGACATAGAGAAGCTGAACCAGACCTTGTGCTTGCGCTACAAG AATGAAAAGGAACTCCAGGAAGTGATACAGCAGCAAAACGAGAAGATCCTGGAGCAGATAGACAAGAGCGGCGAGCTCATA AGGCTTAGGGAGGAGGTGACCCAGCTCACCCGCTCCCTTCGGCGTGCAGAGACAGAGACTAAGGTGCTCCAAGAGACCCTGGCAGGCCAGCAGAACCCCGACTGTCAGCCCATGGACACGAACTGGATCCAGGAGAAAGTGTGGCTCTCCCAAGAG GTGGATAAACTGAGAGTGATGTTCCTGGAGATGAAAAATGAGAAGGCAAAACTCATGGTCAAGTTCCAGAGCCAC AGAAACATCCTGGAAGAGAATCTGCGACGCTCTGATGAGGAGTTAAAGAAATTAGATGACACTGTTCAGCATATTTACGAG ACTCTGCTGTCCATCCCAGATGTCGTGAACGGCTGCAAGGAGCTACAGGGATTGCTGCAATTTCTGAGCTAA